In Mucilaginibacter celer, one DNA window encodes the following:
- a CDS encoding MarR family winged helix-turn-helix transcriptional regulator, whose protein sequence is MSEEKEVQLVSELRFVIGRLSKKIRRNSETAGKLSLTERSTMALIFQYGEILPNELASMEKITTQSMSQILNNLLNLGLINRRISELDKRKVIISLSDEGMNLIHKSRSEKDEWLNRAIEATCTAEEQEILKKALMPLAKLVEFD, encoded by the coding sequence ATGAGTGAAGAAAAAGAAGTCCAATTGGTTTCAGAATTACGCTTTGTAATAGGCCGCTTAAGTAAGAAGATCCGCCGCAACTCGGAAACAGCGGGGAAGCTTTCTTTAACCGAACGATCAACCATGGCACTAATATTTCAATATGGCGAGATTTTGCCCAATGAACTGGCATCGATGGAAAAGATCACCACACAATCCATGTCGCAGATTTTGAATAACCTGCTTAACCTGGGGTTGATTAACAGGCGCATCTCCGAACTGGATAAACGGAAGGTGATCATCTCGCTATCTGATGAGGGGATGAACCTGATCCATAAATCGCGCAGCGAAAAGGACGAGTGGCTTAACCGCGCCATTGAGGCTACCTGTACCGCCGAAGAGCAGGAAATATTGAAAAAAGCGCTGATGCCATTGGCCAAACTGGTTGAATTTGATTAA
- a CDS encoding glycoside hydrolase family 25 protein yields the protein MPPADKKSPVKKKAPARKKPTTKKQQRTVISVDWIIGGCFLLLILLSPFYYGYILKFGSATWRWIIDSGEDTHYRKYNNFNIHIPDGYTVHGIDVSSYQGRINWKQVKAMHEGDVHISFAFIKATEGVLSVDPYFQRNWREAPKAGIVCGAYHFFLPQKSGTWQAKFFLQTVKTEKGDLPMVVDVERLYRVKPEKMREQLESFIKVIESRTGIKPIIYTNLKFYQDYLQGYFDGYTLWIAHYYQPKLLVSNKTNWKFWQHSDKARVNGINHVVDFNVFKGDSTEFEKLLVR from the coding sequence GTGCCGCCTGCCGATAAAAAATCTCCTGTAAAAAAGAAAGCGCCAGCCCGCAAAAAGCCGACGACTAAAAAGCAGCAGCGAACGGTAATCTCTGTCGATTGGATAATTGGGGGTTGTTTCCTGTTGCTTATTTTACTCTCGCCTTTTTATTACGGTTATATCCTGAAGTTTGGCAGCGCCACCTGGCGTTGGATCATTGATTCGGGCGAGGATACGCATTACCGCAAATACAATAATTTTAATATTCACATACCCGATGGATATACGGTACACGGCATAGATGTATCATCGTACCAGGGCCGCATTAACTGGAAACAGGTTAAAGCCATGCACGAGGGCGATGTGCATATCAGTTTCGCTTTTATTAAAGCTACAGAGGGCGTATTAAGTGTCGATCCGTATTTTCAGCGCAACTGGCGTGAGGCGCCTAAGGCCGGTATTGTTTGTGGCGCATATCACTTTTTTCTACCGCAAAAAAGCGGCACCTGGCAAGCCAAATTTTTTCTGCAAACGGTAAAAACCGAAAAAGGTGATTTGCCTATGGTGGTGGATGTAGAGCGGCTATACCGTGTTAAACCCGAAAAAATGCGCGAGCAGCTGGAAAGTTTTATCAAGGTGATTGAAAGCCGCACCGGCATAAAACCTATCATTTACACCAACCTTAAATTCTACCAGGATTACCTGCAGGGCTATTTTGATGGTTATACACTTTGGATAGCCCATTACTACCAACCCAAACTACTGGTATCCAACAAAACCAACTGGAAATTCTGGCAGCACTCGGATAAAGCCCGCGTAAACGGCATTAATCATGTGGTTGATTTTAATGTTTTTAAGGGAGATAGTACAGAGTTTGAGAAATTGCTGGTGCGGTGA
- a CDS encoding winged helix-turn-helix transcriptional regulator: protein MDHNNPPTEYSKEACKASVTAVRDTLYVLNGKWKLPMLVSLINGPKRFKELQRELEDITPKVLSKELRELELNGFVTRTVYDTTPVTVIYARTEYANSLSKVIGELRDWGIQHREHIKKMSREEAEAKKLTAV, encoded by the coding sequence ATGGATCACAACAATCCTCCTACTGAATACTCCAAAGAAGCCTGCAAGGCCAGCGTAACCGCCGTGCGCGATACGCTGTATGTACTTAACGGTAAATGGAAGTTACCTATGCTGGTAAGCCTTATTAACGGCCCTAAACGTTTTAAGGAGTTACAGCGCGAACTGGAGGATATTACCCCAAAGGTGCTTTCGAAAGAGTTAAGGGAACTGGAGCTTAACGGTTTTGTAACCCGCACAGTTTATGATACCACACCCGTAACGGTAATATACGCCCGCACAGAATACGCCAACTCGCTTAGCAAGGTAATTGGCGAACTGCGCGATTGGGGCATTCAACACCGCGAACACATTAAAAAAATGAGCCGCGAAGAAGCCGAAGCCAAAAAGCTTACGGCAGTTTAA
- a CDS encoding L-dopachrome tautomerase-related protein: MKKIFTCILAMAAALNAQSQQGKLIEVASFGQNQPIGVTVAPKNNRLFVSFPHHQPYLYGLTEIINGKRVPFPDAEWNKYDMQNPDNHFVNVQDLYADDQNNLWILDSAPAGAASVLDKGNNAKQGRFKLIKIDLAENAIKQIYTFDDLPKEKSALNDMCIDNSKGLAYLSDPGLHAIVVLNLASGKSRIVLKDDKATIVQLGLKLHLDGEDVVDQSGNPFVSNVNGIALTKDNKYFYFRAINQTKLYRIETRFLADETLTDTDLSAKVQTVAETGICHGMIADSRGNIYLSDSPDHAIQYVTPDGQVHFLVKDERLIWPDSFGISSDGYLYLSASQMNRLPRYNDGQDKTAYPYRVYKVKLP; this comes from the coding sequence ATGAAAAAAATCTTTACCTGTATATTAGCTATGGCAGCAGCTTTAAACGCCCAATCGCAACAAGGTAAGCTTATTGAAGTAGCCTCTTTTGGCCAAAACCAGCCTATCGGTGTAACTGTAGCGCCAAAAAACAATCGTTTATTCGTATCCTTTCCGCACCACCAGCCTTATTTATACGGGCTTACCGAAATTATTAACGGCAAACGTGTGCCTTTTCCGGATGCCGAATGGAACAAATACGATATGCAAAACCCGGATAACCATTTTGTAAACGTGCAGGATTTATATGCCGACGATCAAAATAATCTTTGGATACTTGATTCGGCCCCGGCAGGTGCGGCTTCGGTGCTTGATAAGGGTAATAATGCTAAACAGGGCAGGTTTAAACTCATCAAAATTGATCTTGCCGAAAACGCAATTAAACAGATCTACACCTTTGATGATTTGCCAAAAGAAAAAAGCGCCCTGAATGATATGTGTATTGATAACAGCAAGGGGCTGGCTTACCTCTCTGATCCCGGTTTACACGCCATTGTAGTGCTCAACCTGGCATCGGGCAAAAGCAGGATTGTACTTAAAGATGATAAGGCTACCATAGTACAACTTGGCTTAAAGCTACACCTGGATGGTGAGGATGTGGTTGACCAAAGCGGTAACCCATTTGTATCAAACGTTAACGGTATAGCGCTTACTAAGGATAATAAATACTTTTATTTCCGTGCCATTAATCAAACCAAATTATACCGAATTGAAACCAGGTTTTTGGCCGATGAAACGCTTACCGATACTGATTTATCAGCCAAAGTACAAACCGTTGCCGAAACAGGTATTTGCCACGGCATGATTGCCGATAGCAGGGGGAATATTTATTTAAGCGATTCGCCCGATCATGCTATCCAATATGTAACGCCCGATGGGCAGGTGCATTTTTTGGTGAAGGATGAGCGCCTCATCTGGCCCGATTCGTTCGGTATCAGCAGCGACGGTTATTTGTACCTGAGTGCATCGCAAATGAACCGGTTGCCCCGGTACAATGACGGGCAGGACAAAACAGCATATCCTTACCGGGTTTATAAAGTTAAACTGCCGTAA